The segment TTTAAGTGCTATGTTTTTTCTTGATCttacagaatttttaaaaaaccataaTGGACATAGATGAAAAGCTTCGAGAGCAGAGCAAGGTGCTTTTGCAGaaattaaaagcaaaacaaGGCAGACTACAGCAAATGTTATCAACCAGTGCCTCGGAAAAGTTAAACAGTACCAAGGCAGAAAATTCATTACATGAAAGAAGTGGAGATTTTCAAACATCCCAACATCACGTGACACAACCAAAAGAATTTGGTGTAAAACAGCATGATGGAGAAACAGTCATCAAAACATCCAACGAAAACGGACGATCCAGAATAAAGATATCAAAACCAAAGCAAATTCAACTTGAGAACAAAGAAAACCTACACCAAACAAGTCATTCAAAACAAGGCCTCCAGTCCAAAGATTTGATGCAGGATGACAgcaagaaagaaaaaatctaTGATCCTAGCATTCCTTACAGAAAGGCAAGCAGTTGGAGGGATGTTGAAAATGAAACCAGGAAAAAAAAGTCATCAGTAGACAGAGAGAGCAAGGCTGTATCggataaaagaaatattattgaCCGTAATGTACATGTTGAAGGAGAAGATTTAGTTGATTTGACAAAGAACAGTGGTCTGAATTTTAGTTACTCCAGATTTGATGAAAGTGAACTTGATTTTGCTAAGGCATGTGTAGATGAGTCTGTAGATGTAGAAGAACCTGAGCAATACTATGGCAGACTTCAAGAATCAGGAAATGATAAGAGGGCAGCAAGATTGATTCAAGAATCTTACAAACCAAAATCAATTCTTCAAACTACAGGACCTAAAAGTCTCCAAAAGGTTAGggatatacattgtatgtttcTGTTAAAGATGGTCACTCTTTGTACTTCTAGTTTATGTTGGTATTTATAAAGAATGAAAAGAAAAGGCTACAAGatgacttttttcaaaaagattatGTGGTCTGAACATGCTAAAACAAACAATTGAAACATAATTTAccttttttccttaaaatacaTATCTAacacatgtatgtgtaattgtttacattttacttACATATTATTATTAATGTAAGCAGCAATAGAAATTTGATTAGTACATgccaaatttattttattgcaatAGGATTCCTGGA is part of the Magallana gigas chromosome 3, xbMagGiga1.1, whole genome shotgun sequence genome and harbors:
- the LOC105318730 gene encoding uncharacterized protein isoform X3, which produces MDIDEKLREQSKVLLQKLKAKQGRLQQMLSTSASEKLNSTKAENSLHERSGDFQTSQHHVTQPKEFGVKQHDGETVIKTSNENGRSRIKISKPKQIQLENKENLHQTSHSKQGLQSKDLMQDDSKKEKIYDPSIPYRKASSWRDVENETRKKKSSVDRESKAVSDKRNIIDRNVHVEGEDLVDLTKNSGLNFSYSRFDESELDFAKACVDESVDVEEPEQYYGRLQESGNDKRAARLIQESYKPKSILQTTGPKSLQKSLSRVSFLTSQDSLGSDIDPEGTRHLLGYDWIAALLDNDRGATNHPESYFDELREFRRLNRDECVNRFYMEGPESLFYESSDPEPVKEILQDTKYNKGRCSSHKKNKVKPYIVNDRLFTEPLRNTLLPGEDIDSPEDRKTAKKPTQENPRFVRVSIPRSTLMSPHRVKPHRRKSLEDTDSFSISRHCMKGYENSVPSMVPTASNIGLRDASKGIKSKMQTEGMTKVTKGRSLYQLLLLLTNLPYYIY